The window CAGGATCGGCCACCTGCCGCAGGAAGAGGCGGTGGAGGCGACGCTGGGCGATCTCACGCCGTGGCTCGCGGCCCATTCCGGCAGTCTGCCCGCGCGGTAAGACGCACCGTTTTGCGGGCCTATGGACGCGAGGGAAAAAACCTCGCTACACCTCTTCGCACCTGCACATAAAAAGGGGACGCGGATTTGCGCAAACTCGGGATCATCGGCGGCATGAGCTGGGTGTCGACCGCCATGTATTATGACCGGATCAACCGCATCGTCCAGAAACGCGCCGCCCCGATGGCGTCTGCTCCGCTCCTCATCGAAAGCCTCGATTTCGCCCAGCTCTATGCCCTGCGCGAAGAGCGTGACTGGCAGCGCGCCGCGATTGTGCTCACCGAAAGCGCAAGGCGGCTGGAAGGGGCAGGGGCCGAAGCGCTGATCATCGGCGCCAATTCGATGCACCGCCTCTATGATGATGTCGCGGCGGCGGTGAACATCCCCATCCTCCACATCGCCGAATATGTCGGCATGGCGATCAAGCGTGCCGGCCACACCAATGCCGCCCTGATCGGCACCCGCAACGTCATGACCGAGAGCTTCTATCGCAAGCGTCTCGTCGCCCACGGGATCGATCTGCTGCCGCCGGAGATGGCCTTCGTCGAGATGCTCGACAAGATCATCTATGACGAGCTGATGGTGGGCAAGGTCACCCGCGAGGCGCAGCGCCAGATGAAGACCATCATCACCAACATGGCGCAGGACGGGGCGCGGGCGATTGTGCTCGCCTGCACCGAACTTGATCTGGTGGTCGATGTCGATGCCAATGTCCTGCCGGTGTTCGACAGCACCCGCATCCATTGCGAGGCGGCGGCGAACTGGATTCTCGATCAGGAAGGGGTCCACTGAGCGCGCCCGGACAGCCGGATCCCGCCGGATCCCTGTGATTGAAATGATACAACGTTGCCGGAAAGTGCATGAATTACCGGCTCGTCCTTAAACTGAAACGTTCCGGCGCATGGCCGGGTTGCAAGGGGTGCAACCCCTTAACGTTGACGTTAGGGGCACGCTCGGAATTTGTCAGAGCGACAAGCGATGGCGGTTCCGGGTCTTCGGGTCGCACCGACAGGCCCTTGGGGCCGCCTCACCTTCCCCCCCAACACCGGTAGGCGGCCCCATATCTCCCCGCTTCCAGCCGCTGTTCATCCGCCCCTTTGTGCAGGGTTCCCGCTGTGTTCCGGTTGAGCGCTTTCCTGTCCTCACCTAAGCGCTTGTGAGATGACCCGCGCCCCCTACGCCGCCGATCCTGACGCCCATGGCCCCAGAGAATTCGGGCGAGAATCCTCCGCCGCGTCCGGCGAACAGCGCGGGCCGCGCAGCGCCTTCCAGCGTGACCGCGACCGCATCATCCATTCGATGAGCTTCCGGCGGCTGAAGGCCAAGACGCAGGTCTTCATCGCGCCCTTGGGCGATCACTATCGCACCCGCCTCACCCACAGCCTTGAAGTCGCGCAGATCGGCCGCGTGATTGCCCGCGCGCTGGGGCTGGACGAGGATCTGACCGAGGCCCTGTGCCTCTCGCATGATCTCGGCCACCCGCCTTTCGGTCATGCAGGCGAGGCGGCGCTCTCCGAAGCGATGACGCGCCACGGCGGGTTCGATCACAATGCCCAGGCGCTGCGCACGGTGATGCGGATCGAGTGTCCCTATCCCCAGCATGACGGGCTCAATCTCACATGGGATCTGCTCGAGGGCCTCGCCAAGCACAACGGCCCGGTGATCGCGCCGAACTGGGCGCTGGCGGAGCTCGACGAGGCCTTCCCGCTGATGCTCGGCACATGGCCCTCGCTTGAGGCGCAGGTGGCGGCGGTGGCGGATGATATTGCCTATGACAATCACGACATCGACGACGGGTTGCGCGCAGGGTTTCTCGAACTCGATGACCTGCTCACCCTCGATTTCGTCGCGGACCAGTGGCGTGCGGTCGAAAAGCGCTTCCCCAATGCCCCGCGCGAGCGCCTGCTGCGCGAGATGGTGCGGGATTCGATCGGGCTGATGGTGAACGATGTGCTCGAACATACGCGAGAACAGGTGAAGGGCCTGCGCTCGGTCGCCGAAGTGCGCGAGGCCGGGCGGCAGTTGGCCGGCTTCTCGCCCGCGATGGCCGCGCAGGAGCGGCGCCTCAAGTCCTTCATGTATGAACGGCTCTATTACCACCCCGAGCAAGTGGCTGCGGCAGAGCGCGCGCGCGATGTCGTCGCCCGGCTGTTTGCGGCCTATGCGCAGGACACCAGGCTGATGCCCGAGGACTGGCAGGCGCGCCTGCCCGCCGCCGATCCGGGCCGCGCGCGGGTGATCGCCGATTTCATCGCGGGGATGAGCGATCGCTTTGCGATGCAGGCCTGCACCGCGATCTATGGCGAACGGCCGGCGGGGCTGATCAATGTCTGACGCGCGGTCTTTGGCGCGGGGGCCCGTTCGCGTCGCGCTGGTCGGCGCGACCGGTCTTGTCGGGCGCAAGGTGATCGCAATCGCGAGCCTTGGAGACGAGGCGCGCATTCTCGGCATTGCCCGGCGCGAGGCGCCGCTGCCGCCGGGTGCGCGGATGGAAATGTTCGTCGCCGAGCCGGACAAATGGGCCGAGGTGCTCGAAGCCGTGCGCCCGCGCGCGCTGATCTGTGCGCTGGGCACGACGATGAAGAAGGCGGGCGGCGATCAATCGGCCTTCCGCGCGGTCGATTTCGATCTGGTGCTGAAAACGGCCGAGGCGGCCAAGGCGGCGGGCGTGCCCAACATGGTGCTGGTGAGCGCGGCGGGGGCCGATGCGCGCTCCAAGAGCTTCTACATGCGGGTGAAGGGCGAGGCCGAAGACGCCGTCTCGCGTGTGGGTTTCAAGCGGCTCGACATTCTCCATCCCGGCCTGCTGCGCGGCGAGCGGGTGTACGACCTGCGCTTTGCCGAGCGCGCCGCGATCATCGCTGCGCCGCTGATCGATCCGCTGCTGTCGGGCAAGTGGGAACGGTTCCGCTCGATCGATGCCGCGCTGGTGGCCGAGGCGGCATTGGGCCTTGCGCTGCGGCGGGCAGGCGGGCGCTTTACCCATGATAACGAGGCGATGCGCCGCGCCGCGCGCGAATGGCGGCGGGTGCGCGAGACGGGGGAAGAGGCATGATCGACTGGAACGCGGTGTTCTCCATGGTCAATCTGCTCGCGCTGATCGCGTGGGTGGGGCTGATATTCCTGCCGCGCTGGCCGGCGCTGCTTTCGGGCGTGCTCTATCTGGGCGTGGGCCTGCTGTGCCTGATCTATGCGACCGGGCTGATCGGGCTGCTCTCGGGCCTCATCCCCAAACCGCAGGGCGGTGGCGCGGATTTCACCACGATTGCGGGCGTGCGTTCGATCTTCGCCAGCGATCCGGGGGTGACGATCGGCTGGACGCATTATCTCGCCTTCGATCTGTTCGTCGGCCTGTGGATCGCGCGCGATGGCGATGCGAAGAACATCTCGCGTTTCATCCAGGCGCCGGTGCTGTTCGCGACCTTCATGGCCGGGCCGCTGGGGCTGGGCCTGTGGCTGCTGATCCGCGAGCCTGCCGCGCGCAAACAGGGCCGGTTTCGCTAAATCGCAGGTAGACCGGCGCGGCCGCTTCCGCTTAACTCTCGCAAACGCTTTTGGGAGAGAGCACGGCCATGGCACGTAACGCCTTTCACGATCATCAGACCTTCGATGCGATCATGCACTTCTGGGCGAAGGAGCGGCCTGATGGACACGCCTTCGATCAGGAGGGGCGGGTCACCACCTATGCCGAGGCCGATGATCTGACGCGGCGGCTGATCGCGCTGATGCAGGCGCGCGGCATTGCTGCGGGGGACCGGGTGGCGTGGCTCGGCAAGAACCGCGATATCTACTTCCTGCTCTATATCGCAGCGGCCCGCATGGGGGCGGTGATGGTGCCAATCGGCTGGCGCCTCGCCCCGCGCGAGATTGCCTATATCCTCACCGATACCGACGCGAAGCTGCTGTTTGCCGATGCCGATTTCGTCGAGACGGCGCATCAGGTGGCGGGCGATGTTCCGGCCAATCCCGAAGTGATCGAGGCCGAGGCCGCGCGCACCGCAGCGGCGGGCTTCGAGCCTGCTGACTATACCCCGCCCGGCCCGCATGATCCGGTGCTCCAGCTCTACACCTCGGGCACCACGGGCAATCCCAAAGGGGCGATGCTGTCGAACACCAATCTGCTGGGCCTGCGCAATGCGGGGGTTGCGGCAGGGCTCGACTGGCAGTTCTACGAGCCGGGTGACTGCATGCTCGTCGCCATGCCCTGCGCGCATATTGGCGGGACGGGGCTGGTGAATATCGCGGTGGCGAGCGGGGTGAGGAGCCTCGTGCAGGCGGAATTCTCCCCCGTCGGCGTGCTCGAAGCGATCGAGGCAGGCGCGACCCATATGTTCATCGTGCCGGCCGCCTTGCAGATGGTGGTCCAGCACCCGCGCGCGGCGACCACGGATTTCTCCAACCTCAAATATCTGATGTATGGCGCTGCGCCCATGCCCTTGGAATTGCTCAAGGAAGCGGTGCGCACCATGCCCACCACCAAGTTCCTGCAAGCCTACGGCATGACCGAAACCAGCGGCACGATCTCGATCCTCCCGCCCGAGGATCACTCCCTCGAAGGCAACCAGCGCATGCGCTCGGCGGGCAAGGCCTGCCCGGGCGTCGAGATCGAAGTGCGCGGGAGCGACAACAAAGAGGTGCCGCGCGGCGATATCGGCGAGGTCTGCATCCGCTCGCCCTCCAACACCGCGGGCTACTGGAAGCTGCCCGAAGCCACCGCCAAGACCATCGATCCCGACGGCTGGCTCCACACCGGCGATGCGGGCGTGATGGACGAGGACGGCTATGTCTACATCCAGGACCGCATCAAGGACATGATCATCTCGGGCGGCGAGAACGTCTATCCCGCAGAGGTGGAGAGCGCGATCTACGGCCACCCCGCCATCGCCGAGGTCGCGGTGATCGGCGTGCCGAGCGCCAAGTGGGGCGAGGAGGTGAAGGCCTGTGTCGTCGCCAAGCCGGGCATGGAAGTGGACGAGGCCGACGTCATCGCCTGGGCGCGCGAGCGGATCGCGGCCTTCAAGGCGCCCAAGAGCGTCGAGGTCATCCCGCTGATGCCGCGCAACGCCTCTGGCAAGATCCTGCGCCGCGAATTGCGCGCACCCTATTGGGAAGGGCAGGAGCGGCAGGTCTCCTGATGGCGAAGCAGCACGCGCCTGCCACCCTGCGCAACCGCGCAGCGATTGCCGATGTGCTGGCGCGTGAATTGCCGACGCAGGGCGCGGTGCTTGAGATCGCGGCGGGGACGGGCGAGCACGCGGTGTTCTTCGCGGGCCATTTCCCCGCGCTCCGCTGGCAGCCGAGTGATCCTTCAGCCGAGGCGCTGGCCTCGATCGCGGCCTACCGGGAGGATTACGCGGGCCGCAATCTCGCCGCCCCGCTGATGCTCGATGCCGCCGCACCCGAAAGCTGGCCGATCGAGCAGGCTGACGCGGTGGTGTGCATCAACATGGTCCACATCAGCCCGTGGGAGGCGACCCTTGGCCTGTTTGCAGGCGCGGCGCGGGTGCTGGGGGCGAGCGGCGGCCCGCTGGTGCTCTATGGCCCCTATATCGAGGCAGGCGTGGAAACCGCGCCCTCCAATCTCGACTTCGATGCCAGCCTCAAGTCGCGCAACCCCGCTTGGGGCCTGCGCCGCCTTGAGGATCTAGATCGCGTTGCATCGGAGCATGGTTTCGAGCGCTCCAGCCGGTACGAAATGCCAGCCAACAACCTGACGCTCGTCTACAGAAAGCGTTCGCCGTAGAGCATGGAACGGCCTCGCAGTGTCCGCTTTTTGTGGACGCGAAAAAAGCTGCCGTTCGGCGATCGACCCCATATCGGCCTTCGGGAAGGACTCGGCGGGAGCCGTGTCAGTATCAGAACTGGTCCGAAATCGTGAAGGTCACAAACTCGCCGCGCTCCCGGTCCAGCACCTCGGTTCCGATGAAGGCCCCACTGCGGTCGGATGCGAAAAGCTGGCGGTCGCGCGGGAAACGGGTCTGGAACAGGTTGCTTGCCTCCAGTCGCATCTTGACCCCGAAGAACCGCGTCGTTTCTGCGAAGGCGGTGATGCGCCGTCCGCGTCGGTCAATGATCGACTCGTTGGCGAAGACGGTGCTGGTGCGCCGCGCGGGTTCATAAGTCATGCCCCAGGCGATCCGCGCGTCGCTCAGATCCTGTCGGAAATCGATGGCGATGTCGGGATTGGCAAGGCCCGTCACCACCCGCGTTTCTCCGGTGATCGGATCGCGGAAAGATGCGTCTCGGAAATTGGCCGAGATCTCGATTAGTCCGCCCTTGATGAAGCCGGAGAGCGGCAGCGCCGCCTCGGTCTCGATCCCCCACACCCGCGCCGAACCGGCATTGGCGAGGCCCGGCACTCCGCTCGGCAGGATCACCTGTTCGAGCACGTCTGCGCGCCATTCGTGGAAGGCTTGCGCATTGAGCGCGAAGCCACGGGGGAGACGCAGGTCGGCGGTTATACTGGCACGCCAGGTCTGGTCGGGGCCGAGATCGGGATTGCCCGCCAGCAAGCGATCATCCTCGGCATTGGCGGAGGCGGCGAAATCGTTGAAATCCAGTTGGCCGACAGTGCGGCGCATCGCGGCACGCAGCTGCACTGATCCCGAAGCCTGCCAGGTCAGCGCCAGCTAAGGCTTGAGAAATGTGAATTCATTGCGCCCGCTGGTATCGCCGGAAACAGTGATCCGCGAGAATTCCGCCGCCATCCCAGCCTCCAGCGTCCAGCGGGGGGCGAGCACCCAGGTGAGATTGCCGAAGGTCTCGCCGCGCCATTCGGAAACGGCGACATCCGATGCAGGCAGCGCGATCGGACGCACCCCGCCTGCATCTTCCACCTCAAGCGCGATGCGGGAATCGAGCCGGTTATAGGCCAGCTCCACCCCGAATTCGGGCCGCAAACCGCCTTCGAGCTTGCCGATCGTAACGCGCGTGAGCGCCTCGATGGGCATGCGTTGGGCGGCGAAGCGGTTGATTATCGGCGGGCTGGCGGGCGGCTGCGAGATGACATTGGCCGATCTGACCTCGCTAGCCTGCACCGAACCGAGGCCGAGCAGCTTCAGCACCCACCCATGTGCGACCTGACCCGTCCAATCTGCGCTCAGCTCGCCTTGCCAGAATTCGGAATCGAGACGGATATCCGAGCGGCGGTCTGCGGGGCCGCCATCGGGTTCGCGACCCAGAAAACCATCGCGTCCGGTCTCTTGGTAGTAACGGCTGTTGCCGAAGCGCGCGTTGATGGTCAGCGTTCCGCCCGCCAGCAGACGCTTGGCCTCGGTCGCGATGAAGGCATCGCGCAAGGTCGAAGGCAGGGTCTCCTCCTCAAACGCTACGAGCCTGCCGCCCGCATCGCGGCGGATGCGGTCGATGTTGTCAAACGTGAACTGTTCCCAGAAAGCGTTCACTTTCGTGGTGGTTGACCATGCGCCCAGCGGTGCAGTGAAGGACACCTCGCCGCGCGGGTAGACAAGGCCTGCCGGATTGCGTTCCAGCTCGCC is drawn from Erythrobacter sp. and contains these coding sequences:
- a CDS encoding aspartate/glutamate racemase family protein, giving the protein MRKLGIIGGMSWVSTAMYYDRINRIVQKRAAPMASAPLLIESLDFAQLYALREERDWQRAAIVLTESARRLEGAGAEALIIGANSMHRLYDDVAAAVNIPILHIAEYVGMAIKRAGHTNAALIGTRNVMTESFYRKRLVAHGIDLLPPEMAFVEMLDKIIYDELMVGKVTREAQRQMKTIITNMAQDGARAIVLACTELDLVVDVDANVLPVFDSTRIHCEAAANWILDQEGVH
- a CDS encoding deoxyguanosinetriphosphate triphosphohydrolase, encoding MTRAPYAADPDAHGPREFGRESSAASGEQRGPRSAFQRDRDRIIHSMSFRRLKAKTQVFIAPLGDHYRTRLTHSLEVAQIGRVIARALGLDEDLTEALCLSHDLGHPPFGHAGEAALSEAMTRHGGFDHNAQALRTVMRIECPYPQHDGLNLTWDLLEGLAKHNGPVIAPNWALAELDEAFPLMLGTWPSLEAQVAAVADDIAYDNHDIDDGLRAGFLELDDLLTLDFVADQWRAVEKRFPNAPRERLLREMVRDSIGLMVNDVLEHTREQVKGLRSVAEVREAGRQLAGFSPAMAAQERRLKSFMYERLYYHPEQVAAAERARDVVARLFAAYAQDTRLMPEDWQARLPAADPGRARVIADFIAGMSDRFAMQACTAIYGERPAGLINV
- a CDS encoding NAD(P)H-binding protein; this translates as MSDARSLARGPVRVALVGATGLVGRKVIAIASLGDEARILGIARREAPLPPGARMEMFVAEPDKWAEVLEAVRPRALICALGTTMKKAGGDQSAFRAVDFDLVLKTAEAAKAAGVPNMVLVSAAGADARSKSFYMRVKGEAEDAVSRVGFKRLDILHPGLLRGERVYDLRFAERAAIIAAPLIDPLLSGKWERFRSIDAALVAEAALGLALRRAGGRFTHDNEAMRRAAREWRRVRETGEEA
- a CDS encoding ABA4-like family protein — encoded protein: MIDWNAVFSMVNLLALIAWVGLIFLPRWPALLSGVLYLGVGLLCLIYATGLIGLLSGLIPKPQGGGADFTTIAGVRSIFASDPGVTIGWTHYLAFDLFVGLWIARDGDAKNISRFIQAPVLFATFMAGPLGLGLWLLIREPAARKQGRFR
- a CDS encoding long-chain-fatty-acid--CoA ligase; translation: MARNAFHDHQTFDAIMHFWAKERPDGHAFDQEGRVTTYAEADDLTRRLIALMQARGIAAGDRVAWLGKNRDIYFLLYIAAARMGAVMVPIGWRLAPREIAYILTDTDAKLLFADADFVETAHQVAGDVPANPEVIEAEAARTAAAGFEPADYTPPGPHDPVLQLYTSGTTGNPKGAMLSNTNLLGLRNAGVAAGLDWQFYEPGDCMLVAMPCAHIGGTGLVNIAVASGVRSLVQAEFSPVGVLEAIEAGATHMFIVPAALQMVVQHPRAATTDFSNLKYLMYGAAPMPLELLKEAVRTMPTTKFLQAYGMTETSGTISILPPEDHSLEGNQRMRSAGKACPGVEIEVRGSDNKEVPRGDIGEVCIRSPSNTAGYWKLPEATAKTIDPDGWLHTGDAGVMDEDGYVYIQDRIKDMIISGGENVYPAEVESAIYGHPAIAEVAVIGVPSAKWGEEVKACVVAKPGMEVDEADVIAWARERIAAFKAPKSVEVIPLMPRNASGKILRRELRAPYWEGQERQVS
- a CDS encoding DUF938 domain-containing protein is translated as MAKQHAPATLRNRAAIADVLARELPTQGAVLEIAAGTGEHAVFFAGHFPALRWQPSDPSAEALASIAAYREDYAGRNLAAPLMLDAAAPESWPIEQADAVVCINMVHISPWEATLGLFAGAARVLGASGGPLVLYGPYIEAGVETAPSNLDFDASLKSRNPAWGLRRLEDLDRVASEHGFERSSRYEMPANNLTLVYRKRSP
- a CDS encoding TonB-dependent receptor domain-containing protein, which encodes MALTWQASGSVQLRAAMRRTVGQLDFNDFAASANAEDDRLLAGNPDLGPDQTWRASITADLRLPRGFALNAQAFHEWRADVLEQVILPSGVPGLANAGSARVWGIETEAALPLSGFIKGGLIEISANFRDASFRDPITGETRVVTGLANPDIAIDFRQDLSDARIAWGMTYEPARRTSTVFANESIIDRRGRRITAFAETTRFFGVKMRLEASNLFQTRFPRDRQLFASDRSGAFIGTEVLDRERGEFVTFTISDQF
- a CDS encoding TonB-dependent receptor produces the protein MSRFEVTGSVKTRLVVAAGAMLVSLAHCAPLAAQDDTAPPPPAPPPAAAVEAYPRAFFDRFYPQTALELLERVPGFSLDTGAELRGFAGAAGNVLVDGERPTIKAGGLEDFLSRIPADAIDRIEVTRGAQRAGETAGQGLIANVIRKPQSFAGTWSGELERNPAGLVYPRGEVSFTAPLGAWSTTTKVNAFWEQFTFDNIDRIRRDAGGRLVAFEEETLPSTLRDAFIATEAKRLLAGGTLTINARFGNSRYYQETGRDGFLGREPDGGPADRRSDIRLDSEFWQGELSADWTGQVAHGWVLKLLGLGSVQASEVRSANVISQPPASPPIINRFAAQRMPIEALTRVTIGKLEGGLRPEFGVELAYNRLDSRIALEVEDAGGVRPIALPASDVAVSEWRGETFGNLTWVLAPRWTLEAGMAAEFSRITVSGDTSGRNEFTFLKP